In the genome of Fulvivirga maritima, one region contains:
- a CDS encoding IS110 family transposase, whose translation MKKMRANAAGIDIGAKHIFVSVENKDVRVFETFTESFKEASCYLLSEGIETVAMEATGVYWIILYEILESAGLDVWLVDCRQTRQVPGRKTDVKDCQWIQQLHSHGLLNRCFVPDAQVKEVRAYQRLREDHLRTASMHVNHMQKALIEMNIRLKEVLSQIHGASGLAIIEAILAGERDAQKLLSLCHSSIREKKASQVIKALSGYYTESGLFALGQAYGGYKFYKQQILACDQKLEEVMKRFNNYDSDMESKNEIDSVKDRKPVRHNKPDIDHLGGHLLKIFSGKDATCLPGITDYTWLQLYSEIGMELCKWPSEKHFTSWLGLSPGQHQSGKKNKTRNRKYRPKAGQIFRQIAQSLIESKKIALGAFGRRLKSKRGPGIATKATARKLAVLYWRLMVKGLDYTERGIKAYEEKMQLHRERWLVKTAKELGYELKQIPI comes from the coding sequence ATGAAAAAGATGAGAGCAAATGCTGCAGGCATAGATATAGGAGCCAAGCACATTTTCGTATCCGTGGAAAACAAGGATGTTCGTGTTTTTGAGACTTTCACTGAAAGTTTTAAAGAGGCATCGTGTTATTTATTATCAGAGGGGATCGAGACAGTGGCCATGGAAGCCACCGGCGTTTACTGGATCATCCTTTATGAAATCCTAGAATCAGCAGGTTTAGATGTCTGGTTAGTAGATTGCCGGCAGACAAGGCAAGTACCAGGTCGAAAGACTGATGTAAAGGACTGTCAATGGATTCAGCAACTCCATAGTCATGGTTTATTGAATCGCTGTTTTGTTCCCGATGCACAAGTGAAGGAAGTTCGTGCTTACCAGCGGTTGCGAGAAGATCATCTCAGAACAGCCTCTATGCATGTAAACCACATGCAAAAGGCACTAATAGAGATGAACATCCGGCTCAAAGAAGTGCTCAGTCAGATACATGGCGCCAGTGGTCTGGCGATCATAGAAGCCATCCTGGCAGGGGAACGTGATGCCCAAAAGCTCTTATCCCTGTGCCATAGCAGTATTAGAGAAAAGAAAGCCTCTCAAGTCATCAAGGCACTTTCAGGCTATTATACCGAGTCAGGGTTATTTGCTTTGGGACAGGCATACGGTGGTTACAAATTTTATAAACAACAAATACTGGCATGTGACCAAAAACTGGAGGAAGTCATGAAGCGGTTCAATAACTACGATTCAGATATGGAAAGCAAAAATGAAATAGATTCTGTCAAAGATCGAAAACCTGTTAGACATAATAAACCTGATATAGACCACTTAGGAGGACACCTGCTGAAAATCTTTTCAGGCAAAGATGCTACGTGTTTGCCGGGTATTACCGATTATACCTGGCTACAATTGTATTCTGAAATAGGCATGGAACTTTGTAAGTGGCCCAGTGAGAAACATTTCACTTCATGGCTAGGATTATCTCCAGGTCAACACCAGTCTGGCAAGAAAAATAAAACCAGAAACAGAAAGTACAGGCCAAAGGCAGGACAAATATTCAGACAAATAGCCCAAAGTTTAATAGAAAGCAAAAAGATAGCACTGGGAGCTTTTGGGCGTAGATTGAAAAGCAAAAGAGGTCCAGGCATAGCCACTAAAGCTACCGCCCGAAAACTGGCCGTACTCTACTGGCGGCTTATGGTAAAAGGGCTTGATTACACAGAACGGGGCATCAAAGCATATGAAGAAAAAATGCAGCTCCATAGGGAAAGATGGCTAGTAAAAACAGCTAAAGAATTAGGTTATGAGCTTAAACAAATACCTATTTAG
- a CDS encoding tyrosine-type recombinase/integrase, which translates to MPEVLSQNEVKRMIAAMSNLKHKCIISLLYSAGLRRSELLNLKISDIDSERMQIRIENAKGGKDRYTLLGKNVLEDLRQYYKKWRPQHYLIEGQNGGPYSGKSVVNVVKEAARRAKIQKNVVPHMLRHSFATHLLEDGVNLRQIQLLLGHNSTKTTEVYTHIANTSMKLIRNPLD; encoded by the coding sequence TTGCCAGAAGTATTATCTCAAAATGAAGTAAAACGAATGATAGCAGCAATGAGCAACCTGAAGCACAAGTGCATCATTAGTTTACTTTACTCGGCTGGGCTAAGAAGGAGCGAACTCTTAAACTTAAAAATATCGGATATTGACAGTGAACGGATGCAGATAAGAATAGAAAACGCAAAAGGCGGAAAAGACCGTTATACTCTTCTAGGAAAGAATGTCTTAGAAGATCTAAGACAGTATTATAAGAAATGGAGGCCTCAGCACTATTTAATAGAAGGGCAGAATGGCGGACCATATAGTGGAAAAAGTGTGGTCAATGTGGTGAAAGAGGCGGCTAGGAGAGCGAAAATACAGAAAAATGTAGTTCCTCATATGTTACGGCATAGCTTTGCCACGCATTTATTAGAAGATGGCGTAAACTTAAGGCAAATACAGTTGCTCCTGGGGCATAACTCAACCAAGACCACAGAGGTATACACACATATAGCTAACACCTCTATGAAATTAATCAGAAATCCTTTAGATTGA
- a CDS encoding sugar O-acetyltransferase translates to MKRIEYKRNDENLKKDFVRAGKLLQDFNSANYENEQLKTEILTELFGTVGNGISVEHNFHCDLGYNIHVGKNFYAGFNCTILDMAEVKIGDNCLIAPNVGIYTAGHNISPVDRHKTGFAKPIIIGNNVWIGGHSVIIGGVEIGDNSIIASGSVVTKDVPENTIFAGNPAKKLKDIEVD, encoded by the coding sequence TTGAAGAGAATTGAATACAAAAGAAATGACGAAAACCTGAAAAAAGATTTCGTTCGTGCGGGAAAACTTCTGCAAGATTTTAATTCGGCAAACTATGAGAACGAACAGCTGAAAACGGAAATATTGACCGAGCTTTTCGGAACTGTAGGAAACGGAATTTCAGTCGAACACAATTTTCATTGCGACTTAGGTTACAATATTCACGTTGGCAAGAATTTTTACGCAGGATTTAATTGTACTATTTTGGATATGGCGGAAGTAAAAATTGGCGACAATTGCCTAATCGCACCGAATGTTGGAATTTACACGGCAGGACACAATATAAGCCCGGTTGACCGACACAAAACTGGATTTGCAAAACCTATAATAATTGGAAACAATGTGTGGATTGGTGGACATTCTGTAATAATTGGTGGAGTGGAAATTGGAGATAATTCAATTATTGCTTCAGGTTCTGTTGTGACAAAAGACGTTCCAGAAAATACAATTTTTGCAGGTAATCCAGCAAAAAAACTGAAAGATATAGAAGTTGATTAA
- the ltrA gene encoding group II intron reverse transcriptase/maturase has protein sequence MIAEILQPKNLYKAQRKVVLNKGAAGVDGMTVNELKEYLDAHQTDILMSTLQGKYVPNAIKGVTIPKGNGKNRMLGIPTVTDRWLQQAVSQQLAKRFELQFEPYSYGFRPKKNLQQAVLQARKYINHGYQDIVDIDLKGFFDEVSHHKLLQLIYHKVKCPTTLWLIRKWLRAPILIKGKLYKRRKGMPQGSPLSPLLSNIMLDVLDKYLKKRGLKYVRYADDFSIYTKSKTEARKAGNLVYMFLKYKLALPINREKSSICRPHNFKILGYAFVPTYKKGEKGKYQMVVNKSGWETLKRKLKACSKKTKPYSLAERLVKIKQVFTGWLQHYRLTSIQAKVKELDEWLRNRLRYCIWHDWKKLERKRKNLIRLGVKQGQAYAWSRTRMGGWAVAQSPILRTTITISRLRKKGYQSICWIIT, from the coding sequence ATGATAGCAGAAATTCTACAACCCAAAAATCTCTACAAAGCACAACGAAAGGTGGTGCTTAATAAAGGAGCTGCAGGTGTGGATGGCATGACTGTTAATGAGCTGAAAGAATACCTTGATGCTCATCAAACAGACATTCTCATGAGCACTCTACAGGGGAAATATGTACCTAATGCTATCAAAGGGGTAACAATACCCAAAGGAAATGGTAAAAACAGAATGCTGGGGATACCTACCGTAACAGACCGATGGCTGCAACAAGCCGTTAGCCAACAATTAGCCAAAAGGTTTGAACTACAGTTTGAACCCTACAGCTATGGATTTAGGCCGAAGAAAAACCTGCAACAAGCCGTACTACAAGCCAGAAAATACATCAACCATGGATATCAGGATATTGTAGATATCGACTTGAAAGGATTTTTCGATGAAGTAAGCCATCATAAACTCTTACAACTTATCTACCACAAAGTTAAATGCCCTACTACCCTATGGCTAATCCGCAAATGGCTACGTGCACCGATCCTTATTAAGGGAAAGTTGTATAAGCGCAGGAAAGGAATGCCACAAGGTAGCCCTTTAAGTCCTCTTCTGTCTAATATTATGTTGGATGTACTGGACAAATACCTGAAGAAAAGAGGACTCAAATACGTTCGATACGCCGATGACTTTAGTATTTATACCAAGTCAAAAACGGAAGCTCGAAAAGCAGGTAATTTAGTGTATATGTTCTTAAAATATAAGCTAGCATTACCTATAAACCGAGAAAAGAGTAGCATATGCAGGCCTCATAACTTCAAAATTTTAGGGTATGCCTTTGTGCCTACCTACAAAAAGGGAGAGAAAGGTAAGTACCAAATGGTAGTCAATAAGTCAGGGTGGGAAACCCTGAAACGTAAGCTCAAGGCTTGTTCCAAAAAGACCAAACCTTACAGCTTAGCTGAAAGATTAGTCAAAATAAAGCAAGTATTCACCGGATGGCTACAACACTACCGGTTGACTAGTATACAGGCCAAGGTGAAGGAGCTTGACGAATGGCTTCGCAACAGGCTGAGATACTGTATTTGGCACGACTGGAAAAAGCTGGAGCGGAAACGCAAAAACCTCATCCGATTAGGAGTGAAACAGGGACAAGCTTACGCTTGGAGTAGAACCAGAATGGGTGGATGGGCAGTAGCTCAAAGCCCCATACTGAGAACTACTATCACCATATCACGACTAAGAAAGAAAGGGTATCAAAGTATATGCTGGATTATTACCTAA
- a CDS encoding RNA polymerase sigma factor, protein MDFDVIYKIYSHKIFRICLGYFNDYDLAKDITQETFISVWENLKKFEKRSSIGTWIYRIATNKCLRQIQKEKSNPTSELPSTLKYIEPNFEKEEKLSRLHKYISELPELEKIIITLSLEDIPQEKIAEIVGISHSNIRVKVHRIKAKLTDKFKENG, encoded by the coding sequence ATGGATTTTGACGTAATTTATAAAATTTATTCGCACAAAATCTTTCGTATTTGTCTTGGTTATTTTAACGATTATGACTTGGCAAAAGATATTACTCAAGAAACATTTATTTCAGTTTGGGAAAATCTCAAGAAATTTGAAAAGCGTTCTTCTATTGGAACTTGGATTTATAGAATAGCAACAAACAAGTGTTTGCGTCAAATTCAAAAAGAAAAATCCAATCCCACTTCAGAACTTCCTTCAACTTTAAAATATATAGAGCCAAATTTTGAGAAAGAAGAAAAACTTTCAAGATTACATAAATACATTTCAGAACTTCCGGAACTCGAAAAGATAATTATCACACTTTCATTAGAAGATATTCCACAGGAAAAAATTGCAGAAATTGTTGGTATTTCTCATTCTAATATTCGAGTAAAAGTTCATAGAATTAAAGCAAAACTGACTGATAAATTTAAAGAAAATGGATAA
- a CDS encoding IS1380 family transposase, translating into MVTQNIGSLPIEYSSKPVTPFGGMSLMKRFIDQVGIREKLAELALPSPGSNRGYDPKQIVESFWLSIWTGASRYIHCDWLRYDTVLQSIFGWDGMPSQSTYSRFFGKFSQSLNNEVFPELQQWFFDQLRLGALTIDFDSTVITRYGDQQGSSKGYNPNKRGRNSHHPLMAFVSQTRMVANAWLRPGNTAASSSCREFMEETFKHALAGQKVGLVRADSGFYNEEIMSYLDEELLNYIMAVRMYPNVKSEVWGLKDWVKLAKGIELNEMVFSHENGKPRRYIIVKKQVDIRPHAGGKELFEDQPGYRYSCYVTNMDLPLDQIWNMYNTRADCENRIKELKQDFGLENFCLQDFWATEASFRFIMVAYNLMSLFRHFALNHHRKATLSTLRSYCFALGAWTANHANKKVLKISLPSKRRPWMEGIFLNISSTSPPFDYSNE; encoded by the coding sequence ATGGTTACTCAAAATATAGGGTCTTTACCCATTGAATATTCCTCCAAGCCAGTGACACCCTTTGGAGGGATGAGTTTAATGAAACGATTTATCGATCAGGTAGGGATACGAGAAAAATTAGCCGAACTGGCACTTCCATCTCCTGGTTCTAACCGAGGGTATGACCCCAAGCAAATCGTAGAGAGTTTTTGGCTGAGTATCTGGACAGGGGCTAGTAGATACATCCATTGTGACTGGTTGAGATATGATACTGTTTTACAGTCAATTTTTGGATGGGATGGTATGCCTAGCCAAAGTACCTACAGTCGTTTTTTTGGAAAATTCTCTCAATCCCTAAACAACGAAGTATTTCCAGAGCTTCAACAATGGTTCTTTGACCAGCTCCGTTTAGGAGCACTCACCATTGATTTTGATAGTACTGTGATCACTCGATATGGAGATCAACAAGGGAGTAGTAAAGGTTATAACCCCAACAAAAGAGGGAGAAATTCACATCACCCCTTGATGGCCTTTGTGAGTCAAACCAGAATGGTGGCCAATGCATGGCTCAGGCCAGGCAACACAGCGGCCAGTAGTAGTTGCAGGGAGTTCATGGAAGAAACCTTTAAGCACGCCTTGGCAGGACAAAAAGTAGGTCTGGTAAGGGCCGATAGTGGTTTTTACAACGAAGAAATCATGTCATATCTAGATGAAGAACTCCTCAATTACATTATGGCTGTACGCATGTACCCCAATGTAAAAAGCGAAGTTTGGGGGCTTAAAGATTGGGTCAAACTGGCAAAGGGAATAGAGCTGAACGAGATGGTTTTCAGTCATGAAAACGGTAAGCCAAGACGATACATTATTGTAAAAAAGCAAGTTGACATCAGGCCACATGCAGGAGGCAAGGAACTTTTTGAAGATCAGCCTGGCTATCGATATAGTTGCTATGTGACCAATATGGATTTACCTCTGGATCAGATTTGGAACATGTACAACACCCGCGCCGATTGTGAGAACAGAATTAAGGAATTGAAACAAGATTTTGGGCTTGAAAATTTTTGTTTACAAGATTTTTGGGCAACAGAAGCCTCCTTTCGCTTTATCATGGTGGCTTACAATTTGATGAGTTTATTCAGGCATTTTGCGTTGAACCATCATCGAAAAGCAACCCTATCAACCCTCAGATCCTATTGCTTTGCATTAGGAGCCTGGACAGCAAACCATGCTAATAAAAAGGTTTTAAAAATCTCATTACCCTCCAAAAGAAGACCCTGGATGGAGGGAATATTCTTGAACATATCGTCTACTAGTCCTCCTTTTGATTATTCTAATGAATAA
- a CDS encoding transposase gives MGKVFRAKFLNNLNKSGLLDHQLHRKLLKKPWVVYAKRPFLGPQQVTEYLGRYTHKIAISNHRITDISPKSVAFIAKNYKNAGKKEVAILSHHEFVRRFCKHPKIRTV, from the coding sequence ATGGGAAAGGTGTTCAGGGCTAAATTCTTGAATAATCTCAACAAAAGCGGTCTCTTAGATCATCAATTACATCGAAAGCTACTTAAGAAACCCTGGGTGGTATATGCCAAAAGACCTTTCCTTGGCCCGCAGCAGGTCACTGAATATCTAGGAAGGTACACGCATAAAATTGCCATATCTAACCACAGAATAACTGATATTAGCCCGAAATCTGTAGCCTTCATTGCTAAAAACTATAAAAATGCAGGCAAAAAGGAAGTAGCTATTTTATCTCACCATGAGTTTGTCAGAAGGTTTTGTAAGCACCCCAAAATTAGGACTGTTTAA
- the istA gene encoding IS21 family transposase, which produces MDLKQIINLHLRGLSNRQIALTLGVNRNTVNHYLRSLQSSDQPMEALLQLDTDALEELFSSKTTINNDRYAVLMRFFETMHPQRHHPGFTLQYHYQLYAEQTQDSYSYTQFTTHYQRKYKQAKGSMKLEHKAGKELYVDFAGKKLEVVDPSTGEVSQVEVFVATLPFSQYTYVEACKSQKREDFIQCLNNALRFFGGVPVAIVSDNLKSAVTRSSKYEAVINKTFKDFAHHYGCAINPTRSYAPQDKALVENAVQLAYQRIYYPMRKMTFFSIEALNEEIQHYLKGYNNVLFQRKEASRKELFQSVESSLLKSLPQTTYQVKEYARAKVQKMGYVYFSADKTYYSVPYRYIGSQTQIQYTSKHVEVY; this is translated from the coding sequence ATGGACTTAAAACAAATTATCAATCTTCATTTGAGAGGGCTGAGCAATCGGCAAATTGCTTTGACCCTGGGTGTGAATAGAAACACTGTTAACCATTATTTGCGATCACTTCAGTCAAGCGATCAGCCCATGGAAGCATTGCTACAGTTGGATACTGATGCCTTAGAAGAACTGTTTTCGTCTAAGACAACCATAAACAATGATCGTTATGCAGTTTTAATGCGTTTTTTTGAGACCATGCACCCACAGCGTCATCACCCAGGCTTTACCCTTCAGTACCACTACCAGTTGTATGCTGAGCAAACTCAGGATAGTTACAGTTACACTCAGTTTACCACCCATTATCAGCGTAAGTACAAACAGGCCAAAGGTTCTATGAAGTTAGAGCACAAGGCAGGAAAAGAGCTTTATGTTGATTTTGCAGGTAAGAAATTAGAAGTAGTAGATCCATCTACAGGAGAAGTAAGCCAGGTAGAAGTTTTTGTGGCCACACTTCCTTTTAGTCAGTATACTTATGTGGAAGCATGTAAAAGTCAAAAAAGGGAGGACTTTATTCAATGCCTCAATAATGCACTCCGCTTCTTTGGAGGAGTACCTGTAGCCATCGTGTCAGACAACCTTAAATCGGCAGTTACCCGATCCAGCAAGTATGAGGCGGTTATTAATAAAACTTTCAAAGACTTCGCTCATCACTATGGGTGTGCCATAAACCCTACACGTAGTTATGCCCCACAAGATAAAGCACTGGTAGAAAATGCTGTTCAGCTGGCCTATCAGCGCATTTATTACCCTATGCGTAAAATGACATTCTTCTCTATTGAAGCGCTTAATGAAGAGATCCAACATTATCTTAAGGGTTATAATAATGTACTTTTTCAAAGAAAAGAAGCTTCCAGAAAAGAGCTGTTCCAATCTGTAGAATCATCCCTTCTAAAAAGCTTACCTCAAACTACTTATCAGGTTAAAGAATACGCCAGAGCCAAGGTACAGAAGATGGGATATGTATACTTCTCGGCTGACAAGACTTATTATAGCGTTCCCTATCGCTACATTGGCTCTCAAACTCAGATACAGTATACCTCCAAACATGTTGAAGTATACTAA
- the istB gene encoding IS21-like element helper ATPase IstB: protein MNNNQTIEKLKSMRLSAMAELHRQQLSSNAYQKCTPDEYLALLTESEWEDRQNKKITRLMKKATFKQQADMDEIIFSEDRNLDKNMFNRLSSLQFIKQSENIIITGASGVGKSFMSQAIGRQACLMGYSTIYQVTARLFNKMKLAKVDGTYIKELKRITSAQLLILDDFGLQSMDNMAREVLMDIIDDRHGKTSTIISSQIPVSAWYDIIGEGTIADAILDRLVNSSHRIDLKGESLRKGMLKH, encoded by the coding sequence ATGAACAATAATCAAACAATAGAAAAACTAAAATCCATGAGGCTATCTGCGATGGCTGAACTGCACAGACAACAACTCAGTAGCAATGCTTATCAAAAATGTACCCCAGATGAATACCTGGCCTTACTCACTGAAAGTGAATGGGAAGACCGTCAGAATAAGAAGATTACACGGCTGATGAAAAAAGCCACCTTCAAGCAGCAGGCAGACATGGATGAAATAATCTTCTCAGAAGATAGGAATCTGGATAAAAACATGTTCAACAGGTTGTCCTCCTTACAGTTCATCAAGCAAAGTGAAAACATCATTATTACAGGTGCTTCAGGAGTAGGCAAAAGCTTTATGAGTCAGGCCATAGGCAGACAAGCTTGTCTGATGGGCTATAGCACCATCTATCAGGTAACAGCTCGCCTGTTCAACAAAATGAAACTCGCCAAAGTAGATGGCACCTATATCAAAGAACTTAAAAGAATTACCTCTGCCCAACTCTTAATACTAGATGATTTTGGTTTACAAAGCATGGACAATATGGCAAGAGAAGTACTTATGGATATTATCGATGATCGTCATGGAAAAACTTCAACTATAATCTCCTCTCAAATACCAGTATCAGCCTGGTATGATATTATTGGTGAAGGCACTATTGCTGATGCCATATTAGACAGGCTCGTTAACTCTTCTCATAGAATAGATCTCAAAGGAGAATCTTTGAGAAAAGGTATGTTGAAACATTAA
- the xerA gene encoding site-specific tyrosine recombinase/integron integrase translates to MQKACKKYPHFAEQYLKLKRAVELAGRSQSTLNNYARCLAHMVKHFKCSLLEIDEEQLLDYLQWLKNKHNTPSESYFKHTIYGLRFLYRQYGIKQLLVALPSLKRQKALPVVLSQQEVRVILKTPKLLKHRLIIALLYGCGLRNFELCNLKIADVDLNRKMIHVRKGKGNKDRYVPIGEMLIRGIKQYINAERPSSFLLLSNKAEQYTPRGIQWVMRQVRTESGIQKQLTAHALRHSYATHLLEMGMDIISLKELLGHQAIQTTMVYLHVARVGRKDTFSTLDKLYE, encoded by the coding sequence ATCCAAAAGGCTTGTAAAAAGTATCCGCACTTTGCTGAGCAGTATCTCAAACTCAAAAGAGCGGTGGAACTCGCAGGCAGAAGCCAAAGTACTCTTAACAATTATGCTCGCTGTCTGGCTCATATGGTGAAGCACTTCAAGTGTAGCCTACTGGAGATCGATGAAGAACAGCTGCTCGATTACCTCCAATGGCTCAAAAACAAGCACAATACGCCCTCTGAAAGTTATTTTAAGCACACCATCTACGGACTCAGGTTCCTCTATCGGCAATATGGAATCAAACAACTGCTGGTAGCATTGCCTTCACTCAAAAGACAAAAAGCATTACCCGTTGTGCTTTCTCAACAGGAGGTCAGGGTCATCCTCAAAACCCCCAAACTACTCAAGCATAGACTCATCATTGCTCTGCTTTATGGCTGCGGACTCAGAAACTTCGAACTATGTAACCTCAAAATAGCTGATGTTGACCTGAACCGCAAAATGATACATGTGCGCAAGGGGAAAGGTAATAAAGACCGATATGTCCCCATCGGCGAGATGCTCATAAGGGGTATAAAACAATATATAAATGCCGAAAGGCCTTCTTCTTTTTTATTACTCTCCAATAAAGCCGAACAGTATACTCCCAGAGGCATACAGTGGGTCATGAGACAGGTAAGGACGGAGTCAGGAATACAAAAACAACTCACTGCTCATGCCCTCAGACACTCCTATGCCACTCATCTGTTGGAAATGGGTATGGACATCATCTCCCTTAAAGAACTCCTCGGACACCAGGCCATACAAACCACCATGGTATATCTGCATGTGGCCAGAGTGGGCAGAAAGGATACTTTCTCCACTTTAGACAAGCTATATGAGTAG
- a CDS encoding IS4 family transposase: protein MHTLLDYDGKLPIFVNITEGSVADNKGAYGIPLEKGAVIVADRYYNDFPMINVWDSSGVYFVIRHKKNLSYTSIKERDLPEHTAQHVLKDEEIELSNAQSKAKYPKTLRRVVVWDERNGQTIEVITNNFKWAAQIIGELYKARWEIEVFFRDVKQLLHIKTFVGTSKNAVMIQIWTALITILLLKVMKATAKYGWHLSNLVAFIRLNIFVKIELQKWLDKPFEVHKEPLLDVIQGDLFSN from the coding sequence ATGCATACTTTATTGGACTATGATGGAAAGCTCCCTATTTTTGTGAACATTACCGAAGGCAGTGTGGCCGACAACAAAGGGGCTTATGGTATCCCATTGGAGAAAGGGGCAGTGATCGTGGCCGACCGCTATTACAATGATTTTCCGATGATCAACGTCTGGGACAGCAGCGGGGTGTATTTTGTCATCAGGCATAAAAAGAACTTATCTTATACCTCTATCAAAGAACGGGACCTGCCAGAGCACACTGCACAGCATGTGCTCAAAGATGAGGAGATAGAACTGTCCAACGCCCAGTCCAAGGCTAAATATCCAAAAACGCTAAGACGAGTGGTGGTTTGGGATGAGAGAAACGGGCAAACCATTGAAGTCATCACTAACAACTTCAAGTGGGCAGCACAGATCATCGGAGAACTATACAAGGCCAGGTGGGAGATAGAGGTGTTTTTCAGAGATGTCAAGCAATTACTGCATATAAAAACTTTTGTGGGCACTTCCAAAAATGCAGTGATGATACAAATATGGACTGCATTGATTACAATACTGCTACTAAAAGTAATGAAAGCAACGGCAAAATATGGCTGGCACTTATCAAACCTAGTGGCCTTTATACGGCTCAATATTTTTGTTAAAATTGAGCTTCAAAAGTGGCTCGACAAACCCTTTGAAGTTCATAAAGAACCACTCCTAGATGTGATACAGGGGGATCTATTTTCAAATTAA
- a CDS encoding DUF4372 domain-containing protein, producing the protein MSNITLFSQIIKKIDRSIFNKLVREKQADKGCKGFNSWTHLVSMLFCHFAKSTSVRDISNGLRSATGNLNHLGVRKAPSKSSVSYQNKRRDADLFKDLYYSLLKSLGQQAALRRVKLKVKIPVYLLDATVISLCLSVFDWATFRTKKRSCKNAYFIGL; encoded by the coding sequence ATGAGTAATATTACACTCTTTTCTCAGATTATTAAAAAGATTGATCGGTCTATTTTCAATAAATTGGTACGGGAAAAACAAGCCGACAAAGGATGTAAGGGTTTTAATAGCTGGACTCATTTGGTATCCATGCTATTTTGCCATTTTGCCAAGAGCACATCGGTCAGAGACATCTCCAATGGGCTTCGTTCTGCAACAGGAAACCTCAACCATTTGGGTGTTAGGAAAGCTCCGTCCAAGTCAAGTGTAAGCTACCAAAACAAGCGTAGAGATGCGGATTTATTCAAAGATCTGTACTATTCACTGCTGAAAAGTTTAGGACAGCAGGCAGCTCTGAGACGGGTAAAACTGAAGGTCAAGATTCCGGTATACCTGCTGGATGCCACCGTTATCAGCCTGTGCCTTTCGGTGTTTGACTGGGCTACCTTTCGGACAAAAAAAAGGAGCTGTAAAAATGCATACTTTATTGGACTATGA
- a CDS encoding haloacid dehalogenase type II produces MAGAVGMTGASAALGAEKANTSEAVKRPKVLFFDVNETLLDLTAMKQSVSKALGGRNDLLPLWFTTMLQYSLVTTASRQYDHFAYIGAAALQMVAANNNISISEKEAREAIVTPIRSLPAHPEVKAALELLKKDGYKMVSFTNSSNNGVKTQFENAGLLEYFDDRLSVEDIGKFKPFADTYDWGARKMGIKPEESMLIAAHGWDVAGAMWARWRAAFISRPGHQLFPLAPTPEIVQPDLMKVATELTSYK; encoded by the coding sequence ATGGCTGGAGCAGTAGGCATGACAGGCGCAAGCGCAGCCTTGGGAGCTGAAAAAGCAAATACATCAGAAGCAGTAAAAAGACCAAAAGTATTGTTCTTTGACGTAAATGAAACATTACTAGACCTCACCGCAATGAAACAAAGCGTAAGCAAGGCTTTGGGCGGTCGTAATGACTTACTTCCACTATGGTTTACCACCATGTTACAATACTCTTTAGTAACCACAGCCAGTCGCCAGTATGACCACTTTGCTTACATAGGGGCGGCAGCATTACAAATGGTAGCGGCTAATAATAATATATCTATTAGCGAAAAAGAAGCGCGTGAAGCCATAGTAACACCTATCCGCTCCTTACCAGCTCACCCTGAGGTAAAGGCAGCCTTAGAGCTTCTTAAAAAGGATGGTTATAAAATGGTTTCTTTCACCAACTCCTCGAACAATGGAGTGAAGACGCAATTTGAAAATGCAGGGTTATTAGAATACTTTGATGATCGGTTAAGTGTAGAAGACATTGGAAAGTTTAAACCTTTTGCTGACACCTATGACTGGGGCGCTCGCAAGATGGGAATTAAGCCCGAGGAAAGCATGCTTATAGCGGCACATGGTTGGGACGTAGCCGGAGCTATGTGGGCTCGCTGGCGTGCAGCTTTCATAAGCAGACCAGGACATCAGCTTTTTCCTCTCGCCCCTACTCCTGAAATTGTTCAGCCCGATTTAATGAAGGTGGCAACAGAGTTAACGAGTTACAAATAG